In a single window of the Micromonospora inositola genome:
- a CDS encoding SPFH domain-containing protein, whose product MDPLDRIDELIAMVEQARSVPMSRNNCMVDRGEMIGALDELRVELPADLRRAAALLEERDKIMEAGKREADRIISEGEAEHARLVSVNEITVSAEHEGARIIAEARAEAQRLREEVDDYVDTALANFEQFLTRALASIERGRDKMHALREIGTFAGDEADRPLPF is encoded by the coding sequence GTGGACCCGCTCGATCGCATCGACGAACTGATCGCCATGGTGGAGCAGGCCCGCTCCGTGCCCATGTCGCGCAACAACTGCATGGTCGACCGGGGCGAGATGATCGGCGCCCTCGACGAGCTGCGCGTCGAACTCCCCGCCGACCTGCGCCGGGCCGCCGCGCTGCTGGAGGAGCGCGACAAGATCATGGAGGCCGGCAAGCGGGAGGCCGACCGGATCATCAGCGAGGGTGAGGCGGAACACGCCCGCCTGGTCTCGGTGAACGAGATCACGGTCTCCGCCGAGCACGAGGGCGCCCGGATCATCGCGGAGGCCCGCGCCGAGGCCCAACGCCTCCGCGAGGAGGTCGACGACTACGTGGACACGGCGCTGGCCAACTTCGAGCAGTTCCTGACCCGGGCGCTGGCCTCGATAGAGCGCGGCCGGGACAAGATGCACGCCCTGCGGGAGATCGGCACCTTCGCTGGGGATGAGGCGGATCGCCCGTTACCCTTCTGA
- a CDS encoding phosphate acyltransferase PlsX translates to MEPGTARIAVDLLGGDDAPAVVVDGALRAVRADPDLHLLLVGPTEVAGGLIDALDPAQRARIAVRPVRTAVGMADHPTAARAHSTVRAAVHAVREGLADALVSAGSTGATVTAAALGFGRWSDVRRPALVATLPAVAGPVVLLDVGGSLEPRPATLARHAVLGAAYAAVAHGVVEPRVGLLSVGTEAGKGDRLRRAADPVLAAAPLPCGARYVGLVEGYDVSLGVRADVVVTDGFTGNVLLKAIEGAYAMAGGPPASGGAPRAAALLGVAGTVVVCHGAARPDEVASGIALAAHLWRRGATELISSLLDGIPQDSAHGNEVVQ, encoded by the coding sequence GTGGAGCCGGGCACCGCGCGGATCGCCGTTGACCTCCTCGGCGGGGACGACGCTCCCGCCGTCGTGGTTGACGGCGCTCTGCGGGCCGTTCGCGCCGACCCCGACCTGCATCTGCTGCTCGTCGGTCCGACCGAGGTCGCCGGCGGGCTGATCGACGCCCTCGATCCGGCGCAGCGCGCCCGGATCGCGGTCCGGCCGGTCCGGACCGCGGTCGGCATGGCCGACCATCCCACCGCCGCCCGCGCGCACAGCACCGTCCGCGCCGCCGTCCACGCGGTACGCGAGGGGCTCGCGGACGCGCTCGTCTCCGCCGGTTCGACCGGCGCCACCGTCACCGCCGCCGCGCTGGGCTTCGGGCGCTGGTCCGACGTCCGCCGGCCGGCCCTGGTGGCCACCCTGCCCGCGGTCGCCGGCCCGGTGGTCCTGCTGGACGTCGGCGGCTCCCTGGAGCCCCGCCCGGCCACCCTCGCCCGGCACGCCGTCCTCGGCGCGGCCTACGCCGCCGTGGCGCACGGCGTCGTCGAGCCGCGGGTCGGCCTGCTCTCGGTCGGCACCGAGGCGGGCAAGGGCGACCGGCTGCGCCGGGCCGCCGACCCCGTGCTGGCCGCGGCGCCGCTGCCCTGCGGCGCCCGCTACGTCGGCCTGGTCGAGGGGTACGACGTCTCCCTCGGGGTGCGCGCCGATGTGGTGGTCACCGACGGGTTCACCGGTAACGTGCTGCTCAAGGCGATCGAGGGCGCGTACGCGATGGCCGGCGGTCCCCCCGCCAGCGGCGGCGCCCCCCGGGCGGCCGCGCTGCTCGGCGTGGCCGGCACGGTGGTCGTGTGCCACGGCGCGGCCCGGCCCGACGAGGTCGCCTCCGGCATCGCCCTCGCCGCTCACCTGTGGCGGCGCGGGGCCACCGAACTGATCTCCAGCCTGCTCGACGGCATTCCGCAGGATTCCGCACACGGCAACGAGGTAGTGCAATGA
- a CDS encoding YceD family protein — translation MPKHSPSSLNPRSPLVLDTRDLPRRPGALRTVKRVVPAPADLGVELIGVPEGADLDLDLRLESVSEGVLVSGTISGPVKGECGRCLREIDDSMVVNVQELYAYENSTTDTTTDEDEVGRMQDDLIDLEPALRDAVVLTLPTNPLCREDCPGLCPECGVHWDDLPADHSHQQIDPRWAGLSQLTRKEE, via the coding sequence ATGCCCAAACACTCGCCTTCATCACTCAACCCCAGGTCGCCGCTGGTCCTCGACACGAGAGACCTGCCGCGTCGGCCTGGTGCGTTGCGTACGGTCAAGCGGGTCGTGCCGGCACCGGCGGACCTCGGCGTGGAGTTGATCGGTGTGCCGGAGGGCGCGGATCTCGACCTCGACCTGAGGTTGGAGTCGGTGTCCGAGGGCGTGCTCGTCTCCGGGACCATCAGCGGTCCCGTCAAGGGCGAGTGCGGCCGCTGCCTGCGCGAGATCGACGACTCGATGGTCGTGAACGTCCAGGAGCTGTACGCGTACGAGAACAGCACCACGGACACCACGACCGACGAGGACGAGGTGGGCCGGATGCAGGACGACCTGATCGACCTGGAGCCGGCGCTGCGGGACGCGGTGGTGCTCACACTGCCGACCAACCCGCTCTGCCGGGAGGACTGCCCAGGGCTGTGCCCCGAATGCGGGGTGCACTGGGACGATCTGCCGGCCGATCACAGCCATCAGCAGATCGACCCGCGTTGGGCGGGCCTGTCGCAACTGACCCGTAAAGAGGAGTAA
- the coaD gene encoding pantetheine-phosphate adenylyltransferase, whose amino-acid sequence MRRAVCPGSFDPVTNGHLDIIGRASRLFDEVIVGVLVNQSKSGLFTVEERIDMLREVTASYDNVRVESFRGLLVDFCRAQRASVLIKGLRAVSDFDYELQMAQMNIGLAGVETLFMPTNPLYSFLSSSLVKDVAKWGGDISSHVPDVVREQLRTRLAPGQPG is encoded by the coding sequence ATGAGACGTGCGGTCTGTCCCGGCTCGTTCGATCCGGTCACCAACGGACACCTCGACATCATCGGCCGGGCCAGCCGGCTCTTCGACGAGGTGATCGTCGGCGTGCTGGTGAACCAGTCCAAGAGCGGCCTGTTCACCGTCGAGGAGCGGATCGACATGCTCCGCGAGGTGACGGCCTCCTACGACAACGTGCGGGTCGAGTCGTTCCGCGGGCTGCTGGTGGACTTCTGCCGGGCCCAGCGGGCGAGTGTGCTGATCAAGGGCCTGCGGGCGGTCAGCGACTTCGACTACGAGCTCCAGATGGCCCAGATGAACATCGGGCTGGCCGGCGTCGAGACGCTCTTCATGCCGACCAACCCGCTCTACTCGTTCCTCTCCTCCAGCCTGGTCAAGGACGTCGCCAAGTGGGGCGGGGACATCTCGTCGCACGTGCCGGACGTGGTCCGCGAGCAGCTGCGCACCCGGCTGGCTCCGGGGCAGCCCGGCTGA
- the rpmF gene encoding 50S ribosomal protein L32 gives MAVPKRKMSRSNTRSRRANWKAAVVATVACPQCKSAKLPHAACSVCGTYNGRQVLEV, from the coding sequence GTGGCCGTCCCGAAGCGCAAGATGTCGCGCAGCAACACCCGGTCCCGCCGGGCGAACTGGAAGGCGGCCGTGGTCGCGACCGTGGCCTGCCCGCAGTGCAAGTCGGCGAAGCTGCCGCACGCCGCCTGCTCCGTCTGCGGCACCTACAACGGCCGCCAGGTTCTCGAGGTCTGA